DNA sequence from the Cohnella herbarum genome:
AGGAGGAGCCGGGCTGGCGAGTGCGGGCGAATACCCGATTAAACTGGTTGCTGCGATAGTTGCGGCCTCCGACCATGGCTTTAATGTAGCCGTTGCGGGGATCGATGGCGATCAACGCGGTTTGCAGCTCGAGATTGCCTCCGTTCAAGCCTTTCTTAACGGCGGCTTCGGCCTTCTGCTGCATTTGCAAATCCAAAGTCGTGCGGATCGTTAAACCGCCTTCGTTCATGAGACGCTCGTCGATGCCGATCTGCTCGATGGCGATCTTCTTCACGTAATCCGCGAAGTAAGGAGCCGCTCGTTCCTCTTCTTCCGGCAATGGGCGGACTTGTAGCGTAGTGGCGCTTGCTTTGGTCGTTTGTTCTCGCGTGATATAGCCCGTGTTGCGCATTGCCTGCAACACTTTGCGTTGTCTGGCTCGGGAATCCGCAGGATGAAGATGGGGCGAGTAGTAGCGTGGTCCCTTCGGGATGCCTGCCAGCATGGCGCTTTCCGCGATCGATAGCTCCTTGGCCGGCTTGTTGAAATAGAGCTTGGCCGCGGCTTCCGCGCCGTATGCTCCGTGGCCGTAATAGATTTGATTCAAGTACAGCTCCAAGATTTCGTTCTTCGTATAGGTTTGTTCAAGCTTGGCGGCATACCAGGCTTCCTTCAGCTTGCGCGACCATGTCCTTTCATGGGACAAGTAGAGATTGCGCGCCAACTGCTGCGTAAGCGTGCTGGCTCCCTGCTGTTTGGACATATGCCGCATATCGACCCATGCCGCTCTAGCGAGCCCGCGCAGATCGACTCCCGCGTGTTCGTAGAAGCGACGGTCTTCGACGGCTAACGTGGCTTTGACGAGCCATGGGGAAATATCGGAAAGTTTCACGATTTGTCTATTTACGCCGCCTTGCAAGGAAGCGAGCAATTGTCCGTTCGCGTCGACGATCTGCGTCGTCTGCATCGTCGCTCCCGCGGGTAAGTCGCCGAAGCGGAAGAACAGAACCGCGCCTCCGGCTAACGTTAGCATCGCTAGCAACGTCATCCAACCTATCCGGCGCCGAAGCTTCTCCCAGCGCGTCGCGGGCTCCGCTCGTTCCTTCGCTTTTTCAGCGTTATTTTCCATATCGTGCTCCGCTCCTTCCGATCGCCGTGATCGCTCCTAACTTCCTTAGTATGGAAAAGGACGCCATTGGCTATCCGTCGGAAACCGATTTTTCAACGGAGCGGAGGACGGTTTAAAAAATCATTAACGAACCGTTTACGCGAATAGGTTGCAAAACCGCGATGATTTTATATAATACTTCTTGTTTGGTACAATATAACGGTAGCATTTCAGTTCATAGAAAGTAGGGATGGCATGTCTTCCATGGAACTGTGGTACACGGAAAAGCAAACCGAAAATTTCGGTATAACGATGAAAATTAAACAGACGATGGTCCACGAGCAAACGGACTTTCAAGAACTGGCGATGATCGAAACCGAGGAGTACGGCAATATGCTCGTGCTGGACGGAATGGTCATGACTACCGAGAAGGATGAATTCGTCTATCATGAGATGGTGGCTCATCCCGCGCTGTTTACTCATCCGAATCCGGAGAACGTGCTCGTAGTAGGGGGCGGCGACGGCGGCGTTATTCGCGAGGTACTGAAGCATCCGCAAGTGAAGAAAGCGGTTCTTGTCGATATCGATGGCAAAGTCATCGAGTATTCGAAGCGGTTCCTGCCTTCGATCGCCGGCAAGTTGGAAGATCCTCGCGTCGAAGTCATCGTCAACGACGGTTACATGCACATCCACGACCATAAGAACGCATACGACGTCATCATGGTCGACTCTACGGAGCCGGTCGGACCCGCGGTCAACCTCTTCACTAAAGGTTTCTACCAAGGCATCTATGACGCTTTAAAAGAAGACGGGATTTTCGTGGCCCAAACGGATAACCCTTGGTTCAAGGCGGATCTGATCCAGAGCGTTAATCGCGACGTGAAGGAAGTATTCGGCATCGTCCGCGTATATATGGCCAACATTCCGACTTATCCAAGCGGCTTGTGGACGTTCACGATGGGAAGCAAGAAATACGATCCGCTTGCCGTCGACGAGAGCGCGATTCCGGAAATCGATACCAAATACTACACGCCTCGCTTGCATAAGGCGGCGTTCGTGCTTCCTAAGTTCGTGGAAGATTTAACGAAATAAAGCGATTAAAATAACGAGATAACGAGTTCGATTAACTCTAAAGGAGATTCACCATGCGTTTAAATCAAGCCTACTCCGGCAACGTGTTTATTTGCAGTTCCGATAACTACGAGGCTTCCAAAGCCGTCATCTATGGTATGCCGATGGACTATACCGTATCTTTCCGTCCCGGTTCCCGATTTGGCCCGGGAAGAATTCGCGAAGCCTCCGTCGGATTGGAAGAATACAGCCCTTATTTGGATCGCAGTATCGTCGACTTGGCTTACTTCGATGCCGGCGACCTTATGCTTCCTTTCGGCAACGCGGCGAAGAGTCTCGATATTATCGGCGATTTCGTTCGCGGCGTTCTGGCGGACGGCAAAATTCCGGTAGGGCTCGGCGGGGAGCATCTCGTCAGCTGGCCGGTCATCCAAGAGGTATACAAGAAATATCCCGATCTCGCGATTATTCATTTCGATGCCCATACCGACCTTCGCGAGGAGTACGAGGGGGAGCCGCTTTCCCACTCTACGCCGTTGCGTAAGGCAGCGGAGCTCATGGGGCCGTCCAACATTTATCAGTTCGGCATCCGTTCCGGCTCCAAGGAGGATTGGACTTACGCTCAGGAATCGGGCATCCATTTCCATCCGTTCGAAGTCGCCGAACCGTTAAAGCGGGAGCTTCCTTCATTGGAAGGTCGCCCTGTCTACGTAACGATCGATATCGATGTGCTCGATCCTTCCGCGGCTCCGGGAACCGGAACGACGGAAGCGGGAGGAATCACGACGAAGGAATTGCTCGAAGCGATTCACGCGATCGCCCGTTCCGGCGTGAACGTCGTCGGGTTCGATCTTGTCGAAGTTGCCCCGATATACGATCCGACGGAGATGACGCCGATCGTCGCCTCCAAGATGATTCGCGAAATGCTGCTTGGTTTCGTGAAGTAACGCTAAGCATAATCTAAGCCTCCGAGTATCGGGAAAGTTCCGATGTCGGAGGCTTTTTGAATTATCCAAGTGAATATATCTTCCATAAATAAGCGATGTAAACAAATATGGGTACCTCGCCAACGGGATCACTCTTTATAAACCCATTCCGTGTCATGAAACGTCTGATTATATCGAAATATTAGTAAATATACTCTTTCGCATAGGGGAACTTGTGTTACAATATCTGCCATAGACATAAGACTTTAGACATGGGGTGGAGCTATGTTCGATTGGCTAGGGTGGAAACAAGGTTTGCCGTTATGGCGGTCTTATCGGTTGAACGCGCAGCTGACCGAAGACGTGGAAGACATCTTCGAGGGAATTGCCGAAACTCGCGTCCAAGTGCTCAAGGACTGGACAGGAGAATACTGGAGGCATCTGGAGAGACTGCACGAGCAGATGTCGTCGGCGGAAGCGATTGCGCAGAGCGGGAAAACGAACGGAGGCAATGGTTATACGGAGAGCTGGAATCGATTGTTCGCCGCTACGTAC
Encoded proteins:
- the speE gene encoding polyamine aminopropyltransferase, whose protein sequence is MELWYTEKQTENFGITMKIKQTMVHEQTDFQELAMIETEEYGNMLVLDGMVMTTEKDEFVYHEMVAHPALFTHPNPENVLVVGGGDGGVIREVLKHPQVKKAVLVDIDGKVIEYSKRFLPSIAGKLEDPRVEVIVNDGYMHIHDHKNAYDVIMVDSTEPVGPAVNLFTKGFYQGIYDALKEDGIFVAQTDNPWFKADLIQSVNRDVKEVFGIVRVYMANIPTYPSGLWTFTMGSKKYDPLAVDESAIPEIDTKYYTPRLHKAAFVLPKFVEDLTK
- a CDS encoding transglycosylase domain-containing protein; translated protein: MENNAEKAKERAEPATRWEKLRRRIGWMTLLAMLTLAGGAVLFFRFGDLPAGATMQTTQIVDANGQLLASLQGGVNRQIVKLSDISPWLVKATLAVEDRRFYEHAGVDLRGLARAAWVDMRHMSKQQGASTLTQQLARNLYLSHERTWSRKLKEAWYAAKLEQTYTKNEILELYLNQIYYGHGAYGAEAAAKLYFNKPAKELSIAESAMLAGIPKGPRYYSPHLHPADSRARQRKVLQAMRNTGYITREQTTKASATTLQVRPLPEEEERAAPYFADYVKKIAIEQIGIDERLMNEGGLTIRTTLDLQMQQKAEAAVKKGLNGGNLELQTALIAIDPRNGYIKAMVGGRNYRSNQFNRVFARTRQPGSSFKPILYASALEQRTVTPVTRFRSEPTLFYFDHDRQIYRPSNYNGRYFNEEIGLRQAIAASDNIYAVNTIMRVGPEAVVSMARKLGITSPLKAVPSLALGTFPVSPFEMASAFSVFANEGRRTSPIAITSIQDHDGKILYESHPLEEQVLDPALSYVTTNLMESVFDRGGTAHRVANLLKRPVAGKTGTTNSDAWFVGYTPELTTAVWIGYDRGRAITSSEAHRAAPIFARFTEAALEGTPPHVFPMPEGVVNAYIDPATNLLAASGCSGQAVMESFLAGTEPTESCAPAGGASGEHGGAGAEGRSIWSKFRRWVGV
- the speB gene encoding agmatinase; translation: MRLNQAYSGNVFICSSDNYEASKAVIYGMPMDYTVSFRPGSRFGPGRIREASVGLEEYSPYLDRSIVDLAYFDAGDLMLPFGNAAKSLDIIGDFVRGVLADGKIPVGLGGEHLVSWPVIQEVYKKYPDLAIIHFDAHTDLREEYEGEPLSHSTPLRKAAELMGPSNIYQFGIRSGSKEDWTYAQESGIHFHPFEVAEPLKRELPSLEGRPVYVTIDIDVLDPSAAPGTGTTEAGGITTKELLEAIHAIARSGVNVVGFDLVEVAPIYDPTEMTPIVASKMIREMLLGFVK